From one Babylonia areolata isolate BAREFJ2019XMU chromosome 35, ASM4173473v1, whole genome shotgun sequence genomic stretch:
- the LOC143277967 gene encoding uncharacterized protein LOC143277967 isoform X2: MEDKYALQSSLIQSQHVQQQQQQQQQQQQQQQHQQHFAQRIVDHLAFSGDILDRWHQIGSAQGLASDLEVATFLIQHYENTWDRARPTEYCLTCHGPLTMTCAKCQAVSNPPGLHQNNSDSFSPLFEAGDNFTVEPISTKPVKEKKRHKKSKSKSSSSSGGGGGGSGGPSNSLDNDEDLMSLYMKFAQSQATEVRRPASPSGDGKSTRLKSYLCVHCGKTVFKPSDFKKHVRTHTREKPYKCDRCPAAFSDPSSACRHRRTHTGEKPYECKVCPSSFAQSSDLTKHMRVHSGERPWQCQFCDRTFADTSSFARHRRQHEKMQQKLQQSSPPPQPLPQPEVLRSEGTTMHR, from the exons ATGGAAGACAAGTACGCCCTTCAGTCCTCTCTGATCCAGTCACAGCacgtacagcagcagcagcaacaacaacaacagcagcaacagcagcagcagcatcagcagcatttTGCCCAGCGCATCGTAGACCACCTGGCCTTCAGCGGGGACATCCTGGACCGCTGGCACCAGATCGGGTCGGCCCAGGGTCTGGCCTCGGACCTGGAGGTGGCCACCTTTCTCATCCAGCA ttaCGAGAACACGTGGGACCGGGCACGCCCCACGGAGTACTGCCTGACCTGCCACGGCCCGCTGACCATGACCTGCGCCAAGTGCCAGGCCGTGTCCAACCCCCCCGGCCTGCACCAGAACAACAGTGACTCCTTCTCGCCGCTGTTCGAGGCGGGCGACAACTTCACGGTGGAGCCCATCTCCACCAAGCcggtgaaggagaagaagcggCACAAGAAGAGCAAGAGCAAGTCCTCCTCATCCtcggggggtggaggcgggggatcGGGGGGCCCCAGCAACAGCCTGGACAACGACGAGGACCTGATGAGCCTCTACATGAAGTTCGCCCAGTCACAAGCCACTGAGGTCCGGCGCCCAGCCTCGCCCTCAG GGGACGGGAAGAGCACGCGGCTGAAGAGCTACCTGTGCGTGCACTGCGGCAAGACGGTCTTCAAGCCCAGCGACTTCAAGAAGCACGTGCGAACCCACACCCGCGAGAAGCCCTACAAGTGCGACCGCTGCCCCGCCGCCTTCTCTGACCCGTCCAGCGCCTGCCGGCACCGCCGGACCCACACGGGGGAGAAGCCGTACGAGTGCAAGGTGTGCCCTTCCTCCTTCGCGCAGTCCAGCGACCTCACCAAGCACATGCGCGTGCACTCGGGCGAGCGGCCCTGGCAGTGCCAGTTCTGTGACCGGACGTTCGCAGACACCTCCAGCTTCGCCCGCCACCGCCGCCAGCACGAGAAGATGCAGCAGAAACTGCAGCAGAGCTCGCCCCCGCCCCAACCTCTCCCGCAGCCAGAGGTGCTGCGCAGTGAGGGAACCACCATGCATCGGTGA
- the LOC143277967 gene encoding uncharacterized protein LOC143277967 isoform X1 translates to MEDKYALQSSLIQSQHVQQQQQQQQQQQQQQQHQQHFAQRIVDHLAFSGDILDRWHQIGSAQGLASDLEVATFLIQHYENTWDRARPTEYCLTCHGPLTMTCAKCQAVSNPPGLHQNNSDSFSPLFEAGDNFTVEPISTKPVKEKKRHKKSKSKSSSSSGGGGGGSGGPSNSLDNDEDLMSLYMKFAQSQATEVRRPASPSGRSGPEAQLGPGRLKPRKRPPSSTMGDGKSTRLKSYLCVHCGKTVFKPSDFKKHVRTHTREKPYKCDRCPAAFSDPSSACRHRRTHTGEKPYECKVCPSSFAQSSDLTKHMRVHSGERPWQCQFCDRTFADTSSFARHRRQHEKMQQKLQQSSPPPQPLPQPEVLRSEGTTMHR, encoded by the exons ATGGAAGACAAGTACGCCCTTCAGTCCTCTCTGATCCAGTCACAGCacgtacagcagcagcagcaacaacaacaacagcagcaacagcagcagcagcatcagcagcatttTGCCCAGCGCATCGTAGACCACCTGGCCTTCAGCGGGGACATCCTGGACCGCTGGCACCAGATCGGGTCGGCCCAGGGTCTGGCCTCGGACCTGGAGGTGGCCACCTTTCTCATCCAGCA ttaCGAGAACACGTGGGACCGGGCACGCCCCACGGAGTACTGCCTGACCTGCCACGGCCCGCTGACCATGACCTGCGCCAAGTGCCAGGCCGTGTCCAACCCCCCCGGCCTGCACCAGAACAACAGTGACTCCTTCTCGCCGCTGTTCGAGGCGGGCGACAACTTCACGGTGGAGCCCATCTCCACCAAGCcggtgaaggagaagaagcggCACAAGAAGAGCAAGAGCAAGTCCTCCTCATCCtcggggggtggaggcgggggatcGGGGGGCCCCAGCAACAGCCTGGACAACGACGAGGACCTGATGAGCCTCTACATGAAGTTCGCCCAGTCACAAGCCACTGAGGTCCGGCGCCCAGCCTCGCCCTCAG gGAGGTCGGGCCCAGAGGCACAGCTAGGCCCGGGGAGGCTAAAGCCCAGAAAGAggccaccctcctccaccatgg GGGACGGGAAGAGCACGCGGCTGAAGAGCTACCTGTGCGTGCACTGCGGCAAGACGGTCTTCAAGCCCAGCGACTTCAAGAAGCACGTGCGAACCCACACCCGCGAGAAGCCCTACAAGTGCGACCGCTGCCCCGCCGCCTTCTCTGACCCGTCCAGCGCCTGCCGGCACCGCCGGACCCACACGGGGGAGAAGCCGTACGAGTGCAAGGTGTGCCCTTCCTCCTTCGCGCAGTCCAGCGACCTCACCAAGCACATGCGCGTGCACTCGGGCGAGCGGCCCTGGCAGTGCCAGTTCTGTGACCGGACGTTCGCAGACACCTCCAGCTTCGCCCGCCACCGCCGCCAGCACGAGAAGATGCAGCAGAAACTGCAGCAGAGCTCGCCCCCGCCCCAACCTCTCCCGCAGCCAGAGGTGCTGCGCAGTGAGGGAACCACCATGCATCGGTGA